In Eubalaena glacialis isolate mEubGla1 chromosome 3, mEubGla1.1.hap2.+ XY, whole genome shotgun sequence, the following are encoded in one genomic region:
- the MATN1 gene encoding cartilage matrix protein, which yields MRVLCGPCLVLCGLLLLQVPRIPGLAPLSRGHLCRTRPIDLVFVVDSSRSVRPVEFEKVKVFLSQVIESLDVGPNATRVGVVNYASSVKQEFPLRAHGSKAMLLQAVRRIQPLSTGTMTGLAIQFAITKALSDAEGGRPSSPDISKVVIVVTDGRPQDSVRDVSARARASGIELFAIGVGRVDKATLQQIASEPQDEHVDYVESYSVIEKLSKKFQEAFCLVSDLCATGDHDCEQVCLSSPGSYTCACREGFTLNSDGKTCNVCSGGGGSSATDLVFLIDGSKSVRPENFELVKKFINQIVDTLDVSDKLAQVGLVQYSSSVRQEFPLGRFHTKKDIKAAVRNMSYMEKGTMTGAALKYLIDNSFSVSSGARPGAQKVGIVFTDGRSQDYINDAAKKAKDLGFKMFAVGVGNAVEDELREIASEPVAEHYFYTADFKTINQIGKKLQKKICVEEDLCACESIVKFQTKVEGLLQALTRKLEAVSKRLAILENRIV from the exons ATGAGGGTACTCTGTGGCCCCTGCCTCGTGCTCTGCGGCCTGCTGCTTCTCCAGGTCCCACGCATACCTGGCCTTGCGCCCCTGTCCAGAG GGCACCTCTGCCGGACCCGGCCCATAGACCTGGTGTTCGTCGTCGACAGCTCACGCAGCGTGCGGCCAGTGGAGTTTGAGAAGGTGAAGGTGTTCCTATCCCAGGTCATCGAGTCACTGGACGTGGGGCCCAATGCCACCCGCGTGGGCGTGGTCAACTACGCCAGCTCCGTGAAGCAGGAGTTCCCGCTGCGGGCCCACGGTTCCAAGGCCATGCTGCTGCAGGCCGTGCGCCGCATCCAGCCGCTGTCCACGGGCACCATGACGGGCCTGGCCATCCAGTTCGCCATCACCAAGGCCTTAAGCGATGCTGAGGGCGGTCGCCCCAGCTCGCCGGACATCAGCAAG GTGGTCATCGTGGTGACGGACGGGAGGCCCCAGGACAGCGTGCGGGACGTGTCTGCGCGGGCCCGGGCCAGTGGCATCGAGCTGTTCGCCATCGGCGTAGGCCGCGTGGACAAGGCCACGCTGCAGCAGATCGCCAGCGAGCCGCAGGACGAGCACGTCGACTACGTGGAGAGCTACAGCGTCATCGAGAAGCTTTCCAAGAAGTTCCAGGAGGCCTTCTGCT TGGTGTCAGACCTGTGTGCCACAGGCGACCATGACTGTGAGCAGGTGTGCCTCAGCTCCCCGGGCTCCTACACCTGCGCCTGCCGCGAGGGCTTCACCCTGAACAGTGATGGCAAGACCTGCAATG TCTGCAGCGGTGGAGGTGGCAGTTCGGCTACTGACCTGGTTTTCCTCATTGATGGATCCAAGAGTGTGCGGCCAGAGAACTTTGAGCTGGTGAAGAAGTTCAtcaaccagattgtggacacgcTGGATGTGTCGGACAAGCTGGCCCAAGTGGGGCTGGTGCAGTACTCAAGCTCTGTGCGCCAGGAGTTCCCGCTGGGCCGCTTCCATACCAAGAAGGACATCAAGGCAGCCGTGCGGAACATGTCCTACATGGAGAAGGGCACCATGACCGGGGCTGCCCTCAAGTACCTCATCGACAATTCCTTCAGTGTGTCCAGCGGGGCCAGGCCTGGTGCCCAGAAGGTGGGCATTGTCTTCACTGATGGTCGGAGCCAGGACTACATTAATGATGCTGCCAAGAAAGCCAAGGACCTTG GCTTtaagatgtttgctgtgggtgtggGCAACGCTGTGGAGGATGAGCTGAGGGAAATTGCCTCGGAGCCCGTGGCAGAGCACTATTTCTACACGGCTGACTTCAAGACCATCAACCAGATTGGCAAGAAGTTGCAGAAGAAGATCTGCGTGG AGGAAGACCTGTGTGCCTGTGAGTCCATCGTGAAATTCCAGACCAAAGTGGAGGGGCTGCTGCAGGCCCTGACCAGGAAAC TGGAAGCTGTGAGTAAGCGGCTGGCCATCCTGGAGAACAGAATCGTCTAA